Proteins from a genomic interval of Onychostoma macrolepis isolate SWU-2019 chromosome 17, ASM1243209v1, whole genome shotgun sequence:
- the LOC131523592 gene encoding lipocalin-like: protein MTTFVLKTLCILLCAVFISAQVMSMPDFDLEKMIGKWYLVGFATNAQRFVTHLKADMKMATAIMMPTEDRDLDLSYHHLKNDGSCFKMRHLAKKTEIPGCFVFDNEIWGNSNDMCVVDAKFDEYAIVHTIKTKGGESEILNKLHTRTRKITDDLKEKFKQFSLDTGILEENIAILPMKANETLHHPSYTCLNQLWD, encoded by the exons ATGACGACTTTTGTATTGAAAACGCTGTGCATTCTGCTCTGTGCGGTGTTCATCTCTGCTCAAGTCATGTCCATGCCAGACTTTGACCTGgaaaag atgataGGAAAGTGGTATCTTGTTGGCTTTGCTACAAATGCACAAAGGTTTGTCACACATCTCAAGGCTGACATGAAGATGGCAACTGCCATAATGATGCCTACTGAAGACAGAGACCTTGACCTCAGTTACCATCATCTAAA GAATGATGGTTCCTGCTTCAAGATGCGTCATCTTGCCAAGAAAACTGAGATTCCTGGATGCTTTGTCTTCGACAATGAGA TTTGGGGAAATTCCAATGATATGTGTGTGGTTGATGCCAAATTTGATGAGTATGCTATTGTTCACACCATCAAGACCAAGGGAGGGGAATCTGAGATTCTCAACAAACTCCACA CTCGTACCAGAAAAATAACTGATGACTTGAAGGAGAAGTTTAAGCAGTTCTCCCTAGACACTGGCATCCTTGAGGAAAACATTGCCATATTGCCAATGAAAG CCAATGAGACCCTTCACCACCCCAGCTACACCTGTCTCAATCAGCTATGGGATTAA